A stretch of DNA from Lysinibacillus sp. B2A1:
GAAATAGCCTTACAAGAGGATAATCGGTTATACATTTTTCTACCATCTACAATGCCACTTGAGCTACATGCGATAAAAGAAGATGAATTTTTCTTACGTGGTATAGGCGTTCTAGTCACGATAAAGCAAAACAAACTAACGGTTATCAGTGAAGGTCAATCAACAATCGCTAATAAAATAAACGCCCCAGAACTTAAGGAAAATAACATATCTTTGTAGTTTTACATTTTGACAACTGTCTGAAAGAATTCATTTTACACAATGGGTTCTTTTTTATTCCCTAAAATTAATAATGTATACATCCATGTAGAAAGTAAAAAATCGTTTTTCCGAGTTAAAATATTCATAGTTAGTATAACGACTATAAGTATTGAAATGACTTACTTTTTACAATAAACATAAATGTCTACAAATTTATAAAAATACACTTGTATTTATTTTTATAACGTGATACTATTCGTGTATAAACTTTTATATGAATGTATAAACATACATATCTCATAGATTAATTGGAGGCGCATTTTTAATGGCAAATAAAAAAGTAGTACTAGCATACTCAGGCGGTCTTGATACTTCTGTAGCAATTCCGTGGTTAAAAGAACAAGGTTGGGATGTTATTGCAGTTTGTCTTGACGTTGGTGAAGGGAAAGATCTTGAGTTTGTTAAAAATAAAGCTCTTCAAGTAGGGGCAATTGAATCTTATATGGTAGATGCAAAGGATGAATTCGCTGAAGGTTATGCACTGATTTCATTACAAGCACATACTTGGTATGAACAAAAATATCCATTAGTATCAGCGCTTTCTCGTCCATTAATTTCGAAAAAATTAGTAGAAATTGCCAACCAAGTGGGCGCGGACGCAGTAGCTCATGGTTGTACAGGAAAAGGGAATGACCAAGTTCGTTTTGAGGTTTCTATTAAAGCATTAAATCCAGATTTAGAGGTATTAGCACCTGTACGTGAGTGGGGCTGGAGCCGAGATGAGGAAATCGAATATGCTATGAAACATAATGTACCAATTCCTGCAACATTAGATTCACCATTCTCTATTGACCAAAACTTATGGGGTCGTGCCAACGAAGCGGGAATCATGGAAGATCCATGGGTTTCACCACCAGAAGAAGCTTATGGTTTAACTGTTTCTGTTGAAAATGCACCAGATGAAGCAGAGTATGTAGAAATCGAATTTGTGGCTGGTAAACCAGTTGCATTAAACGGAAAAGAAATGAAGCTTGCTGATTTAATTCAAGAACTAAACGCAGTAGCTGGTGCCCATGGTGTTGGTCGTATTGACCATGTGGAAAACCGTTTAGTGGGTATTAAATCTCGTGAAGTATATGAAATTCCTGGAGCGAAAGTGCTGTTAACGGCTCATAAAGAGCTTGAAGATTTAACACTTGTAAAAGAATTAGCGCACTTCAAGCCTGTTATTGAGAAAAAGCTTTCTGAATTGATTTATGATGGTTTATGGTTCTCGCCATTACGTGATGCACTTGAAGCATTCCTTGCACAATCACAGCAATATGTAAATGGTACAGTTCGTGTGAAACTATTCAAAGGTCATGCGATTGTAGAAGGACGTAAATCACCAAATTCATTATACAGTGAAAAGCTAGCAACATACTCAAAAGAAGATCAATTCAACCACGCTTCAGCAGTAGGCTTTATCGAGTTATGGGGTCTACCAACAGTAGTGAACTCTTCTGTCAATAAAAAATAATTTTGACAAGTAAGGTGTAGTGTGGCAATGCGCTGTGCTGCACCTTTTAACCTTCTATCAGCAATATATCCAAATAGAAGCATAATTGATAAAGATAAACGAAAGGGTGAGCTGTTATGACAAAACTTTGGGGCGGACGTTTCCAAAAATCAGCCGAAGCATGGGTGGATGAATTCGGCGCATCGATTGGCTTTGACCAACAGCTTGTTCTAGAAGACCTAGAAGGTAGCGTTGCACATGTTACGATGCTTGGTGCAACAGGTATTTTACCAGCAGCTGACGTTGAGTCTATTCTTGGCGGTCTTGCACAGCTAAAGGAAAAGGCAATTGCAGATGAGCTTGAATTTACGGTTGCTAATGAAGATATCCATTTAAATCTTGAAAAAATGCTGATTGACTTAATTGGTCCTGTAGGCGGGAAGCTTCACACAGGTCGTAGCCGAAATGATCAAGTAGCTACTGATATGCATATTTTCTTAAAGAAACGTGTAAATGAAGCCATTGGATTAATTGAAACTTTCCAAAAAACATTACTTGAAAAAGCTGAGGAGCATGTAGAAACAATTGCTCCAGGCTATACACATCTACAGCGTGCGCAGCCAATTTCGTTTGCACATCATTTAATGGCATATTTCTGGATGCTAGAGCGTGACAAACAACGTTTTACAGAATCCATTAAGCGCATTGATATCCTACCTTTAGGGGCAGGTGCCATGGCTGGGACAACTTTCCCAATTGATCGATTAAAATCCGCAGAGCTTTTAGGCTTTAGTGAGGTTTATGCAAACTCCATGGATGCGGTAAGTGATCGTGATTTTATCGTTGAATTTTTAAGCAATTCATCATTATTAATGGCGCATTTATCACGCTTTGCAGAGGAAATTATTTTATGGTCAACAGATGAATTTAAATTTATCGAGTTGGATGATGCCTTCTCAACAGGCTCTTCCATTATGCCACAGAAGAAAAATCCTGATATGGCTGAGTTAATTCGTGGAAAAACAGGACGTGTTTATGGAAACCTAATGGGCCTACTAACGGTTCTAAAGGGCACACCATTAACATACAACAAAGATATGCAGGAGGATAAAGAAGGTATGTTTGATACAGTTCATACCATTCTTGGATCTCTAAAAATCTTTGAAGGTATGATTCGCACGATGACTGTTAAGACAGAGCGCTTGCATCAGGCAGTACACGCTGACTTCTCCAATGCGACGGAGCTAGCAGATTACCTTGCAACAAAGGGTATGCCTTTCCGTGAGGCGCATGAAGTGACAGGAAAGCTTGTGTTCACTTGTATTCAAAAGGGTATCTATTTATTAGATTTACCACTTGAAGACATGAAACAAGAAAGTGAACTAATTGAAGCAGATATTTATGATGTGCTAGCACCAGAAGCGGCAGTTCGGCGTCGTCATTCGTTAGGTGGTACTGGCTTTGATCAGGTGAAAATCCAAATTGACAAAGCAAAGGCTTGCCTTGCTTAACTTCGGACACAATTATGCCGAGGCATAATTGATATTAAATTTTGCGTGCATGTCCCTGTGACTTTTGCATAGATATTCATTAAAGCTGTCCAGTGAGGCACTATGAAAAAACAATTTCCTTTTTCAACGGAGCCAGAGGGTGAAATGAAAAAGAGACCCTTACATATGTGAAGGACAATCCCCAATTCTGGAGACGCGGAATTGGGGTTTTTGTATAAGGAAATACAATGATTATCTTTTGGGGGGATTGAAAATGAACGATCGTTTTAAAAAGGGGTTAGAAACAATTAAGCAATATGTTACAGAGCAAGAAGCAGACCGAATGATTGAATCAGATGCACTGGCTGACGTAGCACCAGATTTACGTAAAATGATTATTGAATTTGCCTATGGTGATGTCTATTCGCGTTCAGGACTAGATGCTAAAAGTCGTGCTCTTGTTGTTATTACCGCAGTGGTAACACAAGGCGCTGCACCACAAACAAAAACACATATAAAACGTGGCTTACATGCTGGCTTAACACAGACAGAAATTGTGGAAGCCTTATTACAGCTAGTGCCTTATATTGGCTTCCCACGTGTTCAAAATGCATTGACTATTGCACAGCAGGTTTTTAATGAAGAGGCTTAAAGCAACTTTTATCTACATAAATAATGTAGATTTCATGAATAAATAGTTGGTATATGGCTCATATTAAGAACGGAAACACTTATTAATCTAATCTGATTAGGAGGATGTAGAATGAGTAGTCAAACACCCAAAGACCAGGAATCTCAGGAAAGTCCGCCACAACTGTATCAGGTGAGCTTCTAAAACTTAAGTAAAAGGTGAGGCAGAAAATTCTGTTTTGCTGTAGCTTAAGATGAAGCAAAAAACAATACAGATAAAAATCAAATAGAAGCCATAAGTGTCCAAGGATCCAGAATTATTCTGGGTCCTTTTTTAGATTCTAAGGAAACCAGCTCAAAAAGGGTTAGAAAGAAACTGCGCTGAAAAAATAATGTTAAAATGATATAGAAAAGACAAATACCTTCATTTGACATTTCGAGAAATCTGTATTACTCTGTACACGACAGAAATCTGTTATGTTATAAGTGGTACAGATTGGAGGTGTGATATGCAAATACGTTTAGATCCAAGTGATGAATTACAGCTCTACAAACAATTAGCCAATCAATTAATTGAATTAATTGCTAAAGGAGAGCTCAAAAACGGTGATACATTACCATCAGTGCGTACTATGGCTACAGATTTAGGTATCAATGTCAGTACAGTGAGTAAGAGTTATCATGAACTTGTAGAAAAAGGCTTAATCGAATTAAAGCCGAAAGCGAAAGCTGTCATTATAGGTGGTCAAAAGAGGGAGCTTGAAGAAATAGAGGTTGAAAAAGTAGAAAATGCCTTAAAGCCTATAATGGCAGAAGCTTTTGCACGTGGTCTAGAAAAAGAGCAAATGACAAGTTTGTTCCAGCGAATTTTAAAACAATGGAAGTAGGGGAAATATGCTTATAACAGTAGGCATTTTTATCATTGTCGGGGTTTTGGAAGCGATGACACCACATTTGGCAAGAAAAACAAACGTTTTTGGCGTCTCTATACCAGAACCCTACATCAAACATTCGCAATTAATTCAGTGGAAAAAACGTTATAGCCAATGGATAGGCGGCACTGCTGGCTTATGTTTACTAGTACAAATTGGGTTGCATCTTTTGACTGCAATGCAGGGGGAGAAGGTGACATTATTATCCTTTATTCTGCTTTATATTATGCTTCTTCTATCATCTAGTCTTTACATGTTTTATCATGTCAAAACAAAAAAATTAAAAGGGCAAGAGCAGTGGGAGACACAGGCAAAAACGGTGTATGTTACAGATTTGTCAGTGCGCCAAAAGGATGAAACGCTGTCACCGATTTTTTTTAGCATACCCATAATTATGACAATCGCGTTGATGACTTTCACGTACATGAATTATGATTCGATTCCAGATGTTTTTGCAACACATTGGAATTCGGCAGGCAAGGCTGACGGCTGGACAGAAAAATCTCGTTTCTCTGTCATCAGTATGCCGCTTATATTATTGGCTATACAAATTAGCTTTTTCATCATGGGGCGAGGCATGAAGGAAGCCAAATTACAGCTGAGTGCACAGGCCAAAGAGGCGTCGATTCATCGAGAGCTGGCACAACGCAAATATGGTAGCTGGTATTTAGTGGCGATTAATTTTAGTATGACTATTCTTTTAGTAGTCTTACACTACACCACTGTTATTTTAAAGAACCAAACAGCACCATACTTTTTCCCTCTTTTTATTGTCTTTAATGTGGTCACATTAGGAGGCTTATTAGTATTAATTTGGAAGCTTAGTAAAAGCAATGAACGATTTGATGATTTACATACAAATGAAACAGCTGCAACAGATGATCGATATTGGAGATGGGGTATTTTTTATTACAACAAGAATGATCCCTCAATAGTAGTACAGAAGAAATTTGGGATTGGTTGGACTGTGAATTTTGCAAATAAGTGGTGCTATATCATTATCTGTCTTACATTAGGACCCATTTTATTGCTTATCTTTATATAGAAAGGGAGATTATATGAAAAAGTTATTTGTGCTTTGCTGTGCTTTTTTACTGTTAGTAGCCTGTGGGCAAAAAGAGGCGGTTGCGGAAAGTAAATTGACAAAGGAGAAACGTTCAATGAGTGAACAATTTATCGGAAAATGGGAAGGGAATATCGAGATACCAAATGGCGCTCTACCTATTATTGTTGAGCTAAAACAGGATAGTGGGACATTATCAGTACCTGCACAAGGCTTATCGAATTTACCATTTAAAAAAGTTACGTATTCAGGTAATAAAGTGAGTGTTTCCATTAACTTAAATGGCTCTATGATTGCTATTAATGGAACTTTCAAAGATGATCAAATAGAAGCAACGTTTCAACAAAATGGCGGTACATTCCCACTTATCTTAAAATCTTATAAAGAACAGCCAATTACGTATGAGACAATGAAGATACCGGTTCAAAATGGTGAATTAACTGTAGCACTTCAAAAGGCTAGCAAGATACCATCTCCCGTAGCACTCATCATTGCTGGCTCTGGACCAACTGATAAAGATGGCAATTCCACTTTAGCTGGCAAAAATAATAGCTTAAAAATGATTGCGGAAGGTTTGGCAGATGAAGGAATCGCAACTGTTCGCTATGATAAACGAGGATTAGGGGATAATCAAGCTCTTTTAACAAAGGAAGAGGATGGAACATTTGATCAATATGTAGATGATGCTGTTCAAGTGATAAATACGCTACTAGCTGATAAATCCTATTCAAGTGTGCATATTATTGGACATAGTGAAGGAGCACTTATTGGTTTACTCGCAGCACAAAAAACAAATGTAGCGTCCTTTGTTTCAATTGCAGGTGTTGGAAGACCATTAGATGAGGTGTTATTAGAGCAATTAAATGGTCAATTGACACCAAAACTGTATAAAGAATCAAAGACTATTCTGACATCTCTCAAACAAGGTAAGCAAGTGAAAAACATTTCTCCTAAATTACAAGCAATTTTCCGTCCTGCTGTACAGCCTTATTTGATTTCCATGTTAAAATATAATCCAGCAGATGAGCTTTCCAAAGTAGAAAGTCGTGTATTACTTGTACAAGGTACCAATGATTTACAGGTAAAGGAAGCAGATGCAGAAGCCTTAAAGAAAGGGAAACAAGAGGCCAAACTGCATTATATGAAAGACATGAACCATGTGTTGAAAAATGCCCCAACAGATCGCGCTGGGAATTTAGCAACCTATGCTGATCCTACATTACCGCTACATGAAGAATTGCTACCAGCACTTCAGCAATTTATGATAAATGAGAAATAGGAAATTTTAGCTAGATGAAGTTGTACGATAACTTCATCTAGTTTTATTTTTTCTATGAGAATCGTTATCAATTAGTTGAATTTCTGTTAAACTAGATAATTGACAATGGTTCAAGATAGAAGGAGTGCGTTAGCTCGATGAAATTAAGCGATCATATAAATTTGTGGAATCACGCATACATCAAAATAATGGATGTACGCTTTATTATAATGGAGCAAGGGGAGGGTTTTGGTCCTTACCGATTGCCTTCCAGTGCCTTTCTCTATACAAAAAGAGGAAGTGCACAAATTTGGATGGATAAAAATAGGCATATGGTACATCCATTTCATGTCCTTCATTCAGGAAAAGGGGTAAATATAGAGATTGTTGCAGAAAAAAATTTTGAATACTTTATGATTTTCTATAAAGCGACAATCCCATTACCTAAACGACAAGATATTGTAGCCTTATTGGAAAAAAGTAATCCATTCCAATATCAGTATACTTTTGCACCCTATAATCCACTTGCTCTTTTTGACAAAGTAGAACAGATGAATAGTATTTGGTTACAATCATCTGAAAAAGAGCTAAAAAATTTACATATTAAATCATTATTTTATCAATTTGTCTATGAACTTATACGACAAATGCATACACAGGAAATTCGTCCATTAAACCCAGATATAGTGGAAGAGGCAGTTCGTTATATAGAAGAGAATTATCATAAACCCCTTACGCTTGAATTGTTAGCGCAGGAGTTAGCCTGTAGTGTAGGCTATTTATCAAAACTATTTAAAGAAAAAATGCAAACGAGTCCTATTCATTATTTGGGTGAAATGCGGGTAAATAAAGCGGCGAAAATACTTTTAGAAACAGATACGACGTTACAGGAAATTGCTGAGCATGTTGGGTATCTTGATGGACATTCATTGAGTCGCAGCTTTAAACGACATAAGGGCATATCACCAGCCAAATATAAAGTAGAATGGAGACAAAAACGGCAAGGTGAAGATTTGCCACTTTGGAAAAGAAGATATGCTATTCTCCCAGATCCATTCGAGTGGTATATTGATGATGAAATTGAAAATCATTATCAACGAAAGGGAGCAATGGAAATGTCGAAGTACAAAAACATGAAATTAAAGGCCATGACCTTGTTTATGTGCCTCTCATTGTTGCTAGCAGCATGCTCAAATGCAACAAATACAAATACTTCACAATCAGTATCAAATCAAGTGGAAACACAAGCCAATAGCGGACAAGAGGCAGTGCAGGAAGGTAAAACAAGAATTGTTTCTACACCAAGAGGTGATGTAGAAGTGCCAGCGCAACCACAACGAGTAGCCTCAGATCAGTATATGGGACAACTATTAAAGCTAGGTATTATTCCAGTTGGTGTGCGAGAAGGAATGTTACAGGAAGCTTGGATTGAAAAATCAGATATTTCTAAAGAGACATTAGCTAAAATAGAGAATTTGGGTAATTTTCCAATGAACCCTGAAAAGCTGATTATGTTGGAGCCAGATTTAATTATTGGATCGATAGAAGAAAATATTGAACAGTATGAAAAGATTGGTACAACAGTCTTTATTCCCTATTGGGAGGAGCTGTCGACTGCAGGCCCATTAGAAAAATTCAAAAGAATTGCTGAGGTATTTGGAAAGGAACAAGAAGCAGATCAGTGGATAAAAGAATATAAGAACAAGGTTGAGGAAGCTCGTAAACAAATAGATGGTATTATTAAAGAAGGAGAAAC
This window harbors:
- a CDS encoding 4-carboxymuconolactone decarboxylase; translation: MNDRFKKGLETIKQYVTEQEADRMIESDALADVAPDLRKMIIEFAYGDVYSRSGLDAKSRALVVITAVVTQGAAPQTKTHIKRGLHAGLTQTEIVEALLQLVPYIGFPRVQNALTIAQQVFNEEA
- a CDS encoding argininosuccinate synthase, which produces MANKKVVLAYSGGLDTSVAIPWLKEQGWDVIAVCLDVGEGKDLEFVKNKALQVGAIESYMVDAKDEFAEGYALISLQAHTWYEQKYPLVSALSRPLISKKLVEIANQVGADAVAHGCTGKGNDQVRFEVSIKALNPDLEVLAPVREWGWSRDEEIEYAMKHNVPIPATLDSPFSIDQNLWGRANEAGIMEDPWVSPPEEAYGLTVSVENAPDEAEYVEIEFVAGKPVALNGKEMKLADLIQELNAVAGAHGVGRIDHVENRLVGIKSREVYEIPGAKVLLTAHKELEDLTLVKELAHFKPVIEKKLSELIYDGLWFSPLRDALEAFLAQSQQYVNGTVRVKLFKGHAIVEGRKSPNSLYSEKLATYSKEDQFNHASAVGFIELWGLPTVVNSSVNKK
- the argH gene encoding argininosuccinate lyase, whose protein sequence is MTKLWGGRFQKSAEAWVDEFGASIGFDQQLVLEDLEGSVAHVTMLGATGILPAADVESILGGLAQLKEKAIADELEFTVANEDIHLNLEKMLIDLIGPVGGKLHTGRSRNDQVATDMHIFLKKRVNEAIGLIETFQKTLLEKAEEHVETIAPGYTHLQRAQPISFAHHLMAYFWMLERDKQRFTESIKRIDILPLGAGAMAGTTFPIDRLKSAELLGFSEVYANSMDAVSDRDFIVEFLSNSSLLMAHLSRFAEEIILWSTDEFKFIELDDAFSTGSSIMPQKKNPDMAELIRGKTGRVYGNLMGLLTVLKGTPLTYNKDMQEDKEGMFDTVHTILGSLKIFEGMIRTMTVKTERLHQAVHADFSNATELADYLATKGMPFREAHEVTGKLVFTCIQKGIYLLDLPLEDMKQESELIEADIYDVLAPEAAVRRRHSLGGTGFDQVKIQIDKAKACLA
- a CDS encoding GntR family transcriptional regulator, with the protein product MQIRLDPSDELQLYKQLANQLIELIAKGELKNGDTLPSVRTMATDLGINVSTVSKSYHELVEKGLIELKPKAKAVIIGGQKRELEEIEVEKVENALKPIMAEAFARGLEKEQMTSLFQRILKQWK
- a CDS encoding AraC family transcriptional regulator; this translates as MDVRFIIMEQGEGFGPYRLPSSAFLYTKRGSAQIWMDKNRHMVHPFHVLHSGKGVNIEIVAEKNFEYFMIFYKATIPLPKRQDIVALLEKSNPFQYQYTFAPYNPLALFDKVEQMNSIWLQSSEKELKNLHIKSLFYQFVYELIRQMHTQEIRPLNPDIVEEAVRYIEENYHKPLTLELLAQELACSVGYLSKLFKEKMQTSPIHYLGEMRVNKAAKILLETDTTLQEIAEHVGYLDGHSLSRSFKRHKGISPAKYKVEWRQKRQGEDLPLWKRRYAILPDPFEWYIDDEIENHYQRKGAMEMSKYKNMKLKAMTLFMCLSLLLAACSNATNTNTSQSVSNQVETQANSGQEAVQEGKTRIVSTPRGDVEVPAQPQRVASDQYMGQLLKLGIIPVGVREGMLQEAWIEKSDISKETLAKIENLGNFPMNPEKLIMLEPDLIIGSIEENIEQYEKIGTTVFIPYWEELSTAGPLEKFKRIAEVFGKEQEADQWIKEYKNKVEEARKQIDGIIKEGETVSVVQLSPTGLYVLAAEGGNYGSNTIYQMLQLPPTEQALNMKEGFENISLEVLPQYLGDHVFVYVNSQEDAKEVLNSPIWQGAPAVKNGKVYMYGEFDDEFVMEDPYSLEMQLDKIVKVLLEKK
- a CDS encoding alpha/beta hydrolase, which encodes MKKLFVLCCAFLLLVACGQKEAVAESKLTKEKRSMSEQFIGKWEGNIEIPNGALPIIVELKQDSGTLSVPAQGLSNLPFKKVTYSGNKVSVSINLNGSMIAINGTFKDDQIEATFQQNGGTFPLILKSYKEQPITYETMKIPVQNGELTVALQKASKIPSPVALIIAGSGPTDKDGNSTLAGKNNSLKMIAEGLADEGIATVRYDKRGLGDNQALLTKEEDGTFDQYVDDAVQVINTLLADKSYSSVHIIGHSEGALIGLLAAQKTNVASFVSIAGVGRPLDEVLLEQLNGQLTPKLYKESKTILTSLKQGKQVKNISPKLQAIFRPAVQPYLISMLKYNPADELSKVESRVLLVQGTNDLQVKEADAEALKKGKQEAKLHYMKDMNHVLKNAPTDRAGNLATYADPTLPLHEELLPALQQFMINEK